The Peptacetobacter hiranonis DNA window TTTATATATAAACAAAATATTTTTATTTTATTAAGAAAAAATCAGTAAGCAAAATGTTTACTGATTTTTTTGTGAAAACAATTAAAAAAATATATTTTTATTGGAAGAACAACTTGAAAAATACTGTTGACAATAACACTTGTACATGATAATATATACAAGTATGAGAATTAGATTCTCATTTCTCTGCTCTAAATAATTTAGAGCCGTTAAGTCCAAAGGGAGGTGAATTGTAGTGAGAGATTACGAATTAGTTTACGTTGTGAAACCAGTTCTAGATGAAGAAACTAGAGAAGGTGTACAGAACAAAATAAAAGAAATAATAGAAACTAATGGTGGTGAAGTAACTAAAGTTGACGCTTGGGGAAATAGAAAACTAGCTTACCCAATAGCTAAATTTACTGAAGGTTTCTACACATTAGTTAACTTCAAAGCTTCTGTTGAATTACCAAAAGAATTAGACAGAAACTTAAAAATAAACGAAAACGTAATAAGACACATGGTTGTTGTTTGTGACTAATCATATCTTATTTAAATAGGTGGTGTTTTTATGAATCAGGTTGTACTAGTAGGAAGACTTACTAAAGATCCAGAATTAAGATATATTCCAGGATCAGGAACACCAGTAGCCACATTTACTCTTGCAGTAAACAGAGATTTTACTAAAAGAGATGGCACAAGAGAAGCCGATTTTATTCCTATAGAAGTTATGGGAAAAGCTGCTGAGTTCTGCGCGAACTATCTTACAAAAGGTAGATTAGTAGCATGTAACGGGCAGATAAGAGTTGATAATTATCAAACTCAGACAGGCGAATGGAAGAACTTTACAAAAGTTAGCTGCAGACAGGTCGATGCACTTGAAAGCAAAAAAGCTGCTAGCGAAGGTTCTTACAACAATTTTGAGAATAATTACAGTAATAACATAAAAGAGAATCATAATGAACCAGCCTTTGAACCTAGTGGTCTGTCTTCAGACTTGGACCCAGAAGGTTTTGGAGCTGTGGACGATGACGACATACCATTTTAAAAAGGAGGGAAATTAGTCATGATGAACAAAAGAAGACGTAAGAAAAAAAGAGTTTGTCAGTTCTGCGCTGATAAAAACGCTAAAATAGATTACAAAGATACTCAGAGATTACAGAGATATGTTACTGAAAGAGGTAAAATATTACCAAGAAGAATATCAGGAACATGTGCTAAACATCAGAGAGAATTAACAAAAGCTATAAAAAGAGCTAGAAATATAGCACTTTTACCTTACACATTAGACTAGTAAATAATAACGGATAAAATCCTATCGAGCTGTGCTCGATAGGATTTTTTTCGTTATTAAACAAATTAATTTTGAATTGTGTATAATGTGTACTATATCATTAAAGACTTTTATATATATCTATTTGTGATATAATATTAATATTAGGGTATTAATAAAATATGCAAAATTAAACGCAAATTTATTAATTTAATCAAAAAGATTTAAATATATAATTGCTAATACGATTATATAAAACTACTAATAGATATGACAGGAGAGGGAAAATGAAAAAACAGAACCAAACGGTAACTGTGATGCTTATGACAGCTATAGCAATAGCTCTAGCTGTTGGAACAACTACTCTTACTACGGCATCAATGGCGATAATATTCACAGTGTGTATACCATTTGCGATAGTTGGAATGATATCTACTGAAAAACAGAGCATGGCTGCATTTGTTGTTTCAGTACTAGCTATATTTGGTTTAACAGATGTTAGGTACGCTATGGAAGTTGTTGTAACATTTGTCATCCCGTCTATTTTAGTTGGGCGACTTATCGACTCGGTAAGTGAAAAAGATGACGAAGAACGACAGGAACCAATCTATATGGGAATAATTATTTTCATTTTATCGACAATAGCATACGTTATAATAGCTAAATATATGATGAATATAGATGTTGTAAAACAGCTTACTGATACATTTGCCAAAATATCAAAAACGCGGTTAGAAAATATGCCAAAAGAACAATTAAATGTTCTTGGAGATGTTACAGCTGCGGAACTTACAGACATGTTTAGAAATATGATAGTATCATTATTATTTATTCAGTCTGGAATATGTGTATTCTTTACATATTTCTTAGGTGGAGCAATAGCTAAAAGAATAACAGATAAAAACTTAAACAGAATCAGAATGTCAGGTTTTTATTTACCAGGAAATGCAGTAGTTATAACATTTGTTATATATCTTGCAGTGTTTGGACTTTCGTATATGGATACAGGTCTAAATACCATTGTAATAATGGGAAATTTACAGATAGTATTTAATATAATGTTTATGATGCAAGGAATTTCTGTGTGTATATACTTTATAAAGACTAGGATTGTTCAAGGAAGAGGGGGAATAGTATTCCCAGTTATATTGATTGTTACTCTAGGAGTGATGGGTGGAGGTACACTTATAGCTCTACTAGGTATGCTTGATTGTATTATGGATTTTAGAAAGATTAAACCAAAAATGAAAAAATCCATATAGGAGGATTGAAATGAATGTAAAGCCAAATTTGGATAGAAGTAACCGAGAAAATATAATATATATGGTTATAATGTTTATTGGAGGATTAGCTCTTTTATATTACAATGCTTTAGCTGGAATTGGATTTATAGCTGTATCTGGAGTGGTATTCTACCTTAATTTAAAAAATAATGAATCAAAAAAAATAGAATGGATGAGATATGTTGAAAATCTATCTTTAAATATGGATAAAATCGCTAAAAAGGCGATAAGATATCTACCAATACCTATGTGTGTAATAGAATTTAATGGGAAAATAACTATGCACAATGATAAATTCTCAGAAATCATAGGTAGAGATAGATTGCTAGATGAAAATATTAAAGATGTTGTAGGGGAAATTGATTTAACAAAAGTGTTAAACGATGAAAACGAAATGTACTCTGAAATAGAATACAAAGATAAAAGATACAGCATCGTATATAGAGTAATAAAAAATAGAACAAATTCAGATGTAGATTATATGATGGTTCTTTATTGGTTAGATAAAACAGATTATTTAAATCTTAAAGAAAAATATATAAACGAAAAAACAGTTATAGGAATTATAGAGGTAGACGGATACGAAGAAGTTATTAAAAGTGCAGATGAAGAAAATAGACCTTTAATAACTGCAGATATAGAAAGAGTACTGTCTACATTTGAAACCGAGTCAAAAGCAGCTATGAAGAGGGTATCTAAGGATAAATTCTTTTTAGTTATGAATAGAGAAGAGCTTAAAAAAATAGAGCTAGATAAGTTTGAAATACTAGATAAAATTAGACATATAGACCATGGAAATACACTTCCAGTAACGATAAGTATGGGTGTTGGTATAGATGGAGAAACTATAAACGATAATTTCAAAATGGCAGTTGGAGCCTTAGACTTAGCACTTGGTAGAGGTGGAGATCAGGTTGTTGTAAAAACTAAAGATAATTTCTCATTCTACGGAGGAAAATCTAAAGCTGTAGAAAAGAAAACAAAAGTTAAATCAAGACTTATCGGTCATGCTCTAAGAGAAATTATAAACCAGAGTGAAGATGTTCTAATAATGGGACATAGATACCCTGATATGGATGCTATGGGGGCTGCAGTTGGAATATACGACCTTTGCAAAGCTTGTGGTAAGGAATCTAATATAGTATTAGAAAATCTAAATGACTCTATAGAAATTTTTGCTAAAAAGATAAAAAAAGATAAATACTACAAAGGCATTTTTATAAATCACGAAACAGCTATAGAAAGATGTAAAGAGGACACGTTAGTTATAGTTTTAGATACTCATAGACCAAACTTTACAGAGTGTCCTAAGCTTCTGGAAATATCAGACAAAGTTGTAGTTATAGACCACCATAGAAGAGGGGTAGAGTTTATAAGTGATGCTGTCCTATTATTCCATGAAATATATGTATCATCTACGTGTGAGATGGTTACAGAGCTTATTCAGTATATGGATGAAAATATTAAAATAAATAAAATGACAGCGGAAGGACTACTTGCTGGTATAAATCTAGATACTAAAAACTTTGCTTTTAAAACAGGTGTAAGAACATTTGAAGCAGCATCGTATCTAAGAAAAATCGGTGCAGATACTATAGAAGTTAAAAAGCTATTCAATGCTGATATCAGCGACTTTACAACCAAAGCAGAAATTATACAAAACACAAAAATTATAAACAATAGAATTTGTATCGGATATACTTCTTCAGAAATTGACAATGTAAATGTAATTATAGCCAAAGCAGCTGATGAGCTTTTAAACATCAGACAGGTTGAGGCTTCATTTGTGCTAGGTCAAAAGGATGGAAAAGTATTCATTAGTGCTAGATCATTAGGAGATATAAATGTCCATGTAATGATGGAAAAACTAGGCGGTGGCGGTCATATAGATATCGCTGGTGCACAGCTTAAAAACGTATCTCTTAAAAAAGCATATAATATGGTACATGAAATAATAGAAGAATTCTTAGAGGAGGATAAATAGATGAAAGTAATATTATTAAAAGACGTAAAAGGTACAGGTAAAAAAGGAGAAATGAAAGAAGTTAGCGATGGTTACGCAAGAAACTTCTTATTCCCTAAAAAAATGGCTGTACAGGCAGATGCAGGAAATATAAAAGAATTAAAAGAAAAACAGAAATCACAGGAATTCCATGCTCAGAAAGAATACGATGAAGCAGTACTTCTTGGAAAACAGATGGAAGAAATAAACATAGAAATATACACTAAAGCTGGAGATGGAGGAAGATTATTTGGATCAATAACTTCTAAAGATATAGCTGAACAGCTTAAAAAACAGAAAGGCATAACTATAGACAAAAGAAAAATAAACCTTGAAGAACCAATAAGAGTTTTAGGATCTACAAGAGTGGAAATAAAAATACATCCAAAAGTAACTACTAACATAAGAGTAGATGTTAAAGAAAAAAATAAATAAGATAGGGTAAAAAAATGGCAGATATAACCAGAATACCACCTCACAGCGTCGAATCAGAGCAGTCTATTCTAGGTTCAATCCTGCTTGATAAAGACGCTATAATAACAGTAGCAGAGACAATTACTCCGACAGATTTCTATAAAGATGCGCATAGAATTATCTATGAGAGTATGATGGCTCTGAACAATAAGAATGAACCTATTGATATGGTAACACTAACAGATGAGCTTAGAAAAAGAGGATACCTAGACGATATAGGTGGTGTAACATACCTTACAAGCTTGTCTACAATAGTTCCTACAACATCAAATGTAAAATACTATGCAGATATAGTAAAAGAAAAATCAGTACTTAGACAGCTTATTAAAGCATCAAATGACATAATCAACTTAGGATATGGAAGTGTAGAAAGTGCTGAGAATGTACTAGATTTTGCAGAAAAGAAAATATTTGATATTTCTCAGGAAAGAACAAATGACGATTTTAAACCTATAAATCAAGTTCTTATGGATACATATGATATGATAGAGTCTATATATTCTAACAAGAGCGATGTAACAGGAGTAACTACAGGGTTTAAGGACTTAAATAAAAAGATAAATGGACTACAGAGAACAGACTTAATACTAGTGGCAGCAAGACCTGCTATGGGTAAAACAGCATTTGCGCTTAACTTAGTTCAAAACGCTGCTATAAAAGGAAATGCTTCAGTTGCAGTATTTAGTCTGGAAATGTCTAAGGAGCAGCTTGCTCAGAGAATGATTGCAGCTCAGTCAAATGTAGAGCTTAAGAAAATGAAAACAGGTACATTAAACGATGCGGATTGGCCTAGGATAATAAGTGCTATGGCAGTTATGTCAGATGCAAAAATATTTATAGACGATACTCCAGGTATAAAGATAAATGAGCTTAGATCTAAATGTAGAAAGCTAAAAATGGAACAGGGACTAGATTTAGTTATGATAGACTACCTTCAGCTTATGGAAAGTGATTCTAAGAATGAAAGTAGACAGCAAGAGATATCAAAAATATCTAGATCGCTAAAAATATTAGCAAAAGAACTAGACTGCCCTGTTGTTGCATTATCTCAGTTATCGAGAGCACCAGAGCAGAGAGCAGATCATAGACCTGTACTTTCAGATTTAAGGGAATCTGGAGCTATAGAACAGGATGCAGATATAGTAATGTTCCTTTACAGAGATGAATATTATCATTCAGATTCAGAAAAAAAAGACCTAGCCGAAATAATAATTGCTAAAAATAGACACGGAGAAACAGGTTCAGTTGAGCTTGTTTGGATGGGTTCTATACAGCGTTTTGGTGATAAAGTTAAAGATTTATAAAGTTTTATATCCACAGAATATAGGTTCGAAAGCCTTGGATTCTGTGGATATTTTTATATATTTTTTGTAAAATGTTGAAAAATAAACAAATAAGATATCAACAATATCCACAAGTTGATTGTTGATAACTGTTGATAACTTTTTTGCATAAATTTATGCAAAAAAAATTAAAAAAAGTGTTGACGAGAAGGCATATTCTAGATATAATATTACTTGTGGTTGAGGGAACACATTAAAAACCTTCAAAAATACAGGATGTGGTCTATTAGCTCAGTCGGTAGAGCACTTGACTTTTAATCAAGGTGTCCCGCGTTCGAATCGCGGATAGATCACCATTTCAAGGCCCGTTGGTCAAGCGGTTAAGACACCACCCTTTCACGGTGGTAACAGGGGTTCGATTCCCCTACGGGTCACCATCTTTTTTATTAATATTTTAGTGTGGGGTTATAGCTCAGCTGGGAGAGCATCTGCCTTACAAGCAGGGGGTCACAGGTTCGAGCCCTGTTAACCCCACCATTAAAACTGAACACGCTGGTGTGGCTCAATTGGTAGAGCAGCTGACTTGTAATCAGCAGGTTGTAGGTTCGAGTCCTATCACCAGCTCCATATATACTTTAAATCTGGATGCTTAGGCCGGATTTTTTTTTTACCCATTTTTAAATAGTTTTGTTATTGAGAAAATTAAATAATTAAATGGAAATGACAATCATTTACAGTTATATAAAGGTGTGATATTATAATAATTAGGAAAGCAAATACCCCCATTTGTCTGCAGGGGATGAGTATATAAATTAGCACTTTATATATTGCCATTAGTATTTGTGCCGATTAAAAACACACTACTTCTTAAAAAGATACTATCGTATTTTTACGATGGTATCTTTTTTTGGAAATTGAGAAAAAAGATAAATCAATGCTAATGAAAATCATTTACAGAGAAAAGACGTATATGATATATTATATTCAGGCTTAAAAATTATCGCGGCAAAATTTAATTTTTAAGGAGAAGAAAAATGGCAAAAATGATGGGACCAAGATTCAAACAGTGTAGAAGACTTGGATTAAATGTATGTGGACATCCAAAAGCAATGGATAGAGCAGAAAGAGGAACTTCAAGAGCGGATAAGAAATTATCTCCATATGGAACACAGCTGCTTGAAAAACAGAGATTAAAAGCTTATTATGGTGTACTAGAAAAGCAGTTTGCAAACTATGTACACAAAGCAGAAAAATCAAAAGAATCAACAGGTACTGTACTTATTCAGTTATTAGAATGTAGATTAGACAATATAGTATACAGACTAGGGCTTGCATCTTCTATAAGACAGGCACGTCAGATGGTTGTACATGGTCATATTTTGGTTAATGGTAAAAAAGTAGACAGACCTTCTTTTGGTTTAAATGTAGGCGATGTAGTATCTTTGAGAGAAAAATCTCAGTCTAATGCAATGTTTAAAGAGAATTTTGAAAACAGCGAATTAAACACACTTCCTTATATCGAAAAAAATATGGAAAAATTCTCTGGTACGCTAATTAAAAGGCCTGAAAGAAATGAAATACCAATAGAGATTAACGAAATCCTAGTGGTAGAGTACTACTCAAAATTATAATCATTCTACAAATGGAGGATATCGCATATGTATTTATGCGATGTCCTTCTTTTTTGTGATATAATGAAAAAAATATTAATTATTGGAGGATAGGTTATGAAAGTTACATTTTTAGGTCATTCAGTAGTATTAATAGAAAAAGATGGATTTAAAGCAATTGTAGATCCATTTATAACAGGAAATGGACTATGTCCAATAAAAGCCGAAGAATTAAATGATTTGACTCATATATTTATAACACATGGACACTCAGACCATATGGGAGATTGTATTGAGCTTGCTAAAAAATGTGATGCTACAGTAATTGCAAATCATGAGATAGCTCACTACTTAACTAAAAAAGGATTAGATGTACATTCTATGCATATCGGTGGAAAATTTAATTTTGATTTTGGAACAGTAAAAATGACTCCAGCGCTTCATGGTTCAGGAATAGAAGAGGGAGATGATATGCTTTATGGAGGAAATCCTTGTGGTTTTTTAATAGAAATAGATGGCAAAAAAATATACCATGCTGGAGATACAGGACTTACAATGGATATGAAACTTCTTGAAGATGAGCATATTGACTTAGCATTTCTTCCAATAGGTGGTAACTTTACAATGGATGTAAAAGATGCTGCAAGAGCATGTGAATTTATCAAACCAGATAGAGTAGTACCAATACACTACGATACGTTTGATTTAATAAAAGCAGATCCTAAAAAATTCAAAAAAAGAGCAGAGTATGCAGAGGTAGTTATATTAAATCCTGGAGATGCTATAATACTATAAATAAAAGGGACACTACATATAATTGTGAAGGTGTCCCTTTATTATTATTATGTTACATTAATTAAAGTTATTAATAGGAGTAGCATTAGCAACAAGAATCATTCCATCGTACATTTGAGCTGGAGGTTGGAATATTCTATAGCTATATGGAACTAGTTTATTAAATACAGAATAATAATCTCCTATACTTCCAAGATAGCAGAAGTTATTTACAGAATTAAATAAATTTGACGATTTTTTTATACTATCAAATTCTATCCAAGAAATGTCAAAGTTGAGAAGTTTACTAGCTTTAGCCAAAGGATTTCTAGAGTAAAACACTTTATTTGTACGACCTTTTTTGGTTGCTAAGTTACATTTAGTTTTATAAAAATCTGTGCCTATTACATAGTATTCATTAGGAAATTTTTTAGAAATAATTTTTCCCATAGAATCATAACT harbors:
- the dnaB gene encoding replicative DNA helicase yields the protein MADITRIPPHSVESEQSILGSILLDKDAIITVAETITPTDFYKDAHRIIYESMMALNNKNEPIDMVTLTDELRKRGYLDDIGGVTYLTSLSTIVPTTSNVKYYADIVKEKSVLRQLIKASNDIINLGYGSVESAENVLDFAEKKIFDISQERTNDDFKPINQVLMDTYDMIESIYSNKSDVTGVTTGFKDLNKKINGLQRTDLILVAARPAMGKTAFALNLVQNAAIKGNASVAVFSLEMSKEQLAQRMIAAQSNVELKKMKTGTLNDADWPRIISAMAVMSDAKIFIDDTPGIKINELRSKCRKLKMEQGLDLVMIDYLQLMESDSKNESRQQEISKISRSLKILAKELDCPVVALSQLSRAPEQRADHRPVLSDLRESGAIEQDADIVMFLYRDEYYHSDSEKKDLAEIIIAKNRHGETGSVELVWMGSIQRFGDKVKDL
- a CDS encoding metal-dependent hydrolase, translating into MKVTFLGHSVVLIEKDGFKAIVDPFITGNGLCPIKAEELNDLTHIFITHGHSDHMGDCIELAKKCDATVIANHEIAHYLTKKGLDVHSMHIGGKFNFDFGTVKMTPALHGSGIEEGDDMLYGGNPCGFLIEIDGKKIYHAGDTGLTMDMKLLEDEHIDLAFLPIGGNFTMDVKDAARACEFIKPDRVVPIHYDTFDLIKADPKKFKKRAEYAEVVILNPGDAIIL
- the rpsD gene encoding 30S ribosomal protein S4, encoding MAKMMGPRFKQCRRLGLNVCGHPKAMDRAERGTSRADKKLSPYGTQLLEKQRLKAYYGVLEKQFANYVHKAEKSKESTGTVLIQLLECRLDNIVYRLGLASSIRQARQMVVHGHILVNGKKVDRPSFGLNVGDVVSLREKSQSNAMFKENFENSELNTLPYIEKNMEKFSGTLIKRPERNEIPIEINEILVVEYYSKL
- a CDS encoding DHH family phosphoesterase, which translates into the protein MNVKPNLDRSNRENIIYMVIMFIGGLALLYYNALAGIGFIAVSGVVFYLNLKNNESKKIEWMRYVENLSLNMDKIAKKAIRYLPIPMCVIEFNGKITMHNDKFSEIIGRDRLLDENIKDVVGEIDLTKVLNDENEMYSEIEYKDKRYSIVYRVIKNRTNSDVDYMMVLYWLDKTDYLNLKEKYINEKTVIGIIEVDGYEEVIKSADEENRPLITADIERVLSTFETESKAAMKRVSKDKFFLVMNREELKKIELDKFEILDKIRHIDHGNTLPVTISMGVGIDGETINDNFKMAVGALDLALGRGGDQVVVKTKDNFSFYGGKSKAVEKKTKVKSRLIGHALREIINQSEDVLIMGHRYPDMDAMGAAVGIYDLCKACGKESNIVLENLNDSIEIFAKKIKKDKYYKGIFINHETAIERCKEDTLVIVLDTHRPNFTECPKLLEISDKVVVIDHHRRGVEFISDAVLLFHEIYVSSTCEMVTELIQYMDENIKINKMTAEGLLAGINLDTKNFAFKTGVRTFEAASYLRKIGADTIEVKKLFNADISDFTTKAEIIQNTKIINNRICIGYTSSEIDNVNVIIAKAADELLNIRQVEASFVLGQKDGKVFISARSLGDINVHVMMEKLGGGGHIDIAGAQLKNVSLKKAYNMVHEIIEEFLEEDK
- the rpsR gene encoding 30S ribosomal protein S18 — its product is MMNKRRRKKKRVCQFCADKNAKIDYKDTQRLQRYVTERGKILPRRISGTCAKHQRELTKAIKRARNIALLPYTLD
- the rplI gene encoding 50S ribosomal protein L9, producing the protein MKVILLKDVKGTGKKGEMKEVSDGYARNFLFPKKMAVQADAGNIKELKEKQKSQEFHAQKEYDEAVLLGKQMEEINIEIYTKAGDGGRLFGSITSKDIAEQLKKQKGITIDKRKINLEEPIRVLGSTRVEIKIHPKVTTNIRVDVKEKNK
- a CDS encoding DUF2232 domain-containing protein — translated: MKKQNQTVTVMLMTAIAIALAVGTTTLTTASMAIIFTVCIPFAIVGMISTEKQSMAAFVVSVLAIFGLTDVRYAMEVVVTFVIPSILVGRLIDSVSEKDDEERQEPIYMGIIIFILSTIAYVIIAKYMMNIDVVKQLTDTFAKISKTRLENMPKEQLNVLGDVTAAELTDMFRNMIVSLLFIQSGICVFFTYFLGGAIAKRITDKNLNRIRMSGFYLPGNAVVITFVIYLAVFGLSYMDTGLNTIVIMGNLQIVFNIMFMMQGISVCIYFIKTRIVQGRGGIVFPVILIVTLGVMGGGTLIALLGMLDCIMDFRKIKPKMKKSI
- the rpsF gene encoding 30S ribosomal protein S6; protein product: MRDYELVYVVKPVLDEETREGVQNKIKEIIETNGGEVTKVDAWGNRKLAYPIAKFTEGFYTLVNFKASVELPKELDRNLKINENVIRHMVVVCD
- a CDS encoding single-stranded DNA-binding protein, yielding MNQVVLVGRLTKDPELRYIPGSGTPVATFTLAVNRDFTKRDGTREADFIPIEVMGKAAEFCANYLTKGRLVACNGQIRVDNYQTQTGEWKNFTKVSCRQVDALESKKAASEGSYNNFENNYSNNIKENHNEPAFEPSGLSSDLDPEGFGAVDDDDIPF